The Cricetulus griseus strain 17A/GY chromosome 9, alternate assembly CriGri-PICRH-1.0, whole genome shotgun sequence genome has a segment encoding these proteins:
- the LOC100770987 gene encoding chromatin target of PRMT1 protein isoform X2, with protein MATQSAPKVVLKRTTKVSLNECFTNILKNKQPMPVNMRASMQQQQQLASARNRRLTLQMENRPSVQAILNLKQSSKQRLGKSNTQAHLGRPIGTRARGAIGGSDLPIIQRGLPRGGLHGARATRTPLGGRKMFQDQNLLQGGRALATGMDLRRGGVRGRGGPGRGGLGRGVMGHGRICCRVLAMIYPGREGFGGRGQGRGRRRGALARPVLTKEQLDNQLDAYMSKTKGHLDAELDAYMAQTDPETND; from the coding sequence ATGGCTACACAGTCAGCGCCGAAAGTTGTGCTAAAACGGACCACCAAGGTGTCTCTAAATGAGTGCTTTACTAATATTCTGAAGAACAAACAGCCGATGCCAGTGAATATGCGGGCTTccatgcagcagcagcagcagctagccAGTGCTAGAAACAGAAGACTGACCCTGCAGATGGAGAACAGGCCTTCTGTCCAGGCAATATTAAACCTTAAGCAAAGCTCAAAGCAGCGCCTGGGTAAGAGTAACACCCAGGCACATTTAGGCCGACCCATAGGTACCCGGGCCAGGGGAGCTATTGGAGGAAGTGACCTACCCATCATCCAAAGAGGCTTGCCCCGAGGAGGACTACATGGGGCACGTGCCACCAGGACCCCGCTTGGTGGCAGGAAGATGTTCCAAGATCAAAACCTGCTCCAAGGTGGAAGAGCATTAGCTACAGGAATGGACTTAAGAAGAGGTGGTGTTCGAGGTCGTGGAGGTCCTGGGAGAGGGGGCCTAGGGCGTGGGGTCATGGGTCATGGCAGAATCTGTTGTAGAGTTCTGGCTATGATATATCCTGGAAGAGagggctttggaggcagaggccaaggtCGTGGCCGAAGGAGAGGTGCCCTCGCTCGCCCGGTACTGACCAAGGAACAGCTGGACAACCAATTGGATGCCTACATGTCGAAAACTAAAGGACACCTGGATGCTGAGTTGGATGCCTACATGGCACAGACAGATCCTGAAACTAATGATTGA